From the Candidatus Hydrogenedentota bacterium genome, one window contains:
- a CDS encoding DUF6485 family protein: protein MATECVNKDRNMSFCTCSYPGCSRHALCCECIQTHLRSRQLPGCCFPADAERTYDRSFEAFARAWKL, encoded by the coding sequence ATGGCAACGGAATGCGTGAACAAAGATCGAAATATGTCATTCTGCACGTGCTCGTATCCCGGGTGTTCGCGTCACGCCTTGTGCTGCGAATGCATCCAAACCCATCTGAGAAGCCGCCAACTGCCCGGTTGCTGTTTTCCAGCCGATGCGGAAAGAACATACGACAGGTCCTTCGAAGCGTTTGCGAGGGCCTGGAAGCTGTAG